A single window of Hemibagrus wyckioides isolate EC202008001 linkage group LG28, SWU_Hwy_1.0, whole genome shotgun sequence DNA harbors:
- the zgc:193711 gene encoding uncharacterized protein zgc:193711: protein MGNRVTTALDKWGINPRKLSLKRSTRKAPPAPSHRQTIEPHIYDSVSAEPKYAIVNKKKKTDSDGLHYAEIQVLQSEFTSNQRPSPPKDSNTEYATIDFLRGAKPKESDEPADILIPPGQLQNLMVKSQKKKSASSNQGSRGLNN from the exons ATGGGAAACAGAGTAACCACTGCGTTGGATAA ATGGGGTATAAATCCAAGGAAGCTGAGTCTAAAGCGGTCAACAAGGAAAG ctccaCCTGCACCTTCACATCGTCAG ACCATAGAGCCCCACATATACGATAGCGTGTCAGCCGAGCCAAAGTACGCCATAgtgaacaagaagaagaagacggaTTCTGATGGCCTGCACTACGCAGAAATTCAGGTGCTACAGTCCGAATTCACAAGCAACCAGAGGCCCTCGCCACCCAAAGACTCGAACACGGAATACGCAACCATAGACTTTCTGAGAGGGGCTAAACCCAAAGAGTCTGATGAACCTGCAGATATACTTATTCCACCTGGACAGCTTCAGAATTTGATGGTTAAGTCTCAAAAGAAGAAGAGTGCTTCGTCAAACCAGGGCTCTCGTGGTTtgaataattga
- the fzd9a gene encoding frizzled-9, protein MMDCGVFKFLAITMACHVTVLVLLCQLVSATFSLEIGGYDGEWGRPAKCELITIPMCQGIGYNMTRMPNFMQYDSQEEASIKLSEFAPLVAYGCDVHLRFFLCSLYVPMCTDEVSNTIPACRPMCEQARQKCSPIMEQFSFSWPDSLDCSKLPTNNDPNSLCILAPENDTVPETRKGEGMLPVATRPRQSGSGHGQSSGTCENLEKFQYVERSKSCAPRCTPNVDVFWSRQDKDFAFIWMVVWSTLCFVSTAFTVLTFLLDPQRFQYPERPIIFLSMCYNVYSVAFIIRSVAGAENIACDRENGQLYIIQEGLESTGCTIVFLILYYFGMASSIWWVILTLTWFLAAGRKWGHEAIEAHSSYFHMIAWGIPALKTIIILTMRKVAGDELTGLCYVGSMDTNALTGFVLIPLSCYLIIGTSFVLTGFVALFHIRKIMKTEGTNTEKLEKLMFKIGIFSVLYTVPATCVIICYFYERLNMDYWKFRALESKCVSFPGRRVEDCSLESSVPTVAVFMLKIFMSLVVGITSGVWVWSSKTLQTWQGLCTRRLSMRTTHKPCPSINCSSSHCHYKATAFHANKTDSCADSPTRV, encoded by the coding sequence ATGATGGATTGTGGGGTCTTTAAATTCCTTGCCATTACCATGGCATGCCATGTAACGGTTTTGGTTCTGCTGTGCCAACTAGTGTCTGCTACGTTCTCACTGGAGATCGGAGGTTATGACGGCGAGTGGGGCAGACCGGCAAAATGCGAGCTGATCACCATTCCCATGTGCCAAGGAATCGGCTACAACATGACGCGGATGCCCAACTTCATGCAATACGATAGTCAAGAAGAGGCGAGTATAAAACTCAGCGAATTTGCTCCTCTGGTGGCGTATGGCTGTGATGTGCACCTCCGCTTCTTCCTGTGTTCCCTGTATGTGCCCATGTGTACAGATGAAGTGTCCAACACTATCCCGGCATGCCGACCTATGTGTGAGCAAGCAAGGCAGAAATGCTCACCTATTATGGAGCAGTTCAGTTTCAGCTGGCCGGATTCACTGGACTGTTCAAAGCTGCCAACAAATAATGATCCTAATTCACTGTGCATTCTGGCTCCCGAGAATGACACGGTGCCTGAGACTAGAAAAGGGGAGGGCATGCTGCCTGTGGCCACCAGACCCAGGCAGTCCGGCAGCGGGCATGGACAATCATCTGGGACTTGTGAGAACCTGGAGAAGTTCCAATATGTGGAAAGGAGCAAATCATGTGCACCACGATGCACCCCTAATGTGGATGTGTTCTGGTCCAGGCAAGACAAGGACTTTGCTTTCATCTGGATGGTCGTGTGGTCTACGCTTTGCTTTGTCTCAACTGCGTTCACAGTCCTCACCTTCCTCCTGGACCCACAGCGTTTCCAGTATCCTGAGAGGCCTATTATCTTCCTCTCCATGTGCTACAATGTTTACTCTGTCGCTTTTATCATCCGCTCTGTCGCAGGTGCTGAGAACATTGCCTGCGACAGGGAAAATGGGCAGCTTTACATCATACAAGAGGGCTTAGAAAGCACAGGCTGTACCATAGTCTTCCTCATTTTGTATTACTTCGGCATGGCCAGCTCTATCTGGTGGGTTATTCTCACGCTTACCTGGTTCCTTGCAGCTGGCAGGAAATGGGGGCATGAAGCCATCGAGGCTCACAGCAGCTACTTTCACATGATCGCCTGGGGCATCCCTGCTTTAAAGACCATAATCATTCTCACCATGCGCAAAGTGGCAGGTGATGAGTTAACTGGACTGTGCTACGTTGGTAGTATGGACACCAACGCTTTAACCGGGTTTGTGCTCATCCCTCTCTCCTGCTATCTGATTATCGGCACCTCTTTTGTCCTCACCGGTTTCGTTGCGCTGTTCCACATCCGTAAGATCATGAAAACCGAGGGCACCAACACAGAAAAACTAGAAAAGCTCATGTTTAAAATCGGGATCTTCTCTGTCCTTTACACTGTCCCGGCTACCTGCGTGATCATCTGCTACTTCTACGAGAGGCTTAACATGGACTACTGGAAGTTCCGTGCTCTGGAGAGCAAGTGCGTCTCTTTTCCCGGACGTAGGGTTGAGGACTGCTCACTGGAGTCTTCAGTGCCCACTGTAGCCGTGTTTATGCTTAAGATCTTCATGTCATTAGTGGTGGGCATTACCAGCGGAGTCTGGGTGTGGAGCTCAAAGACTCTCCAGACTTGGCAAGGCTTGTGCACCAGGAGATTATCGATGAGAACAACGCATAAACCCTGTCCCAGCATCAACTGCAGCAGCTCTCACTGTCATTACAAAGCGACTGCATTCCATGCAAACAAAACTGACTCATGTGCAGACAGTCCCACGAGGGTTTGA
- the fkbp6 gene encoding inactive peptidyl-prolyl cis-trans isomerase FKBP6, with the protein MPTNGVSSRLVAFIDPEELDRVGLQTPFQRLALQMQDILGDGGILKEVVHEGEGPPIPKDASVSFHFSGFLEYSDQPFESTRRFKFPKMMKLGKDMTMWGLDLGLRTMRRGEFSRFLLKPSYAYGERGCPPLIPPGATVLYEVQVIDYLDSAQVDEFFALLPEEQNLAPLSMLLNIVDTERCFGNRCFKQSRYEDAKHRYKQALTLLRNREPADEEESRRVEEASLPFLLNLSLVYLRLERPHKALQFGQKALKISPANTKALFRCGQACLEMNDYEKAQDYLTTAQAKKPFDTDINNLLRKLAICYKEHLDKEKDMYSKMFSAVRSEK; encoded by the exons ATGCCGACAAACGGCGTGTCTTCAAGACTGGTGGCGTTTATAGACCCAGAAGAGCTCGATAGAGTTGGATTACAG ACACCTTTCCAGCGTCTTGCTCTTCAAATGCAAGACATTTTAGGAGATGGAGGAATTCTCAAAGAAGTGGTGCACGAGGGAGAAGGTCCGCCTATACCTAAAGACGCTTCGGTCAGCT TCCACTTTTCTGGATTCCTGGAGTATTCGGATCAGCCTTTTGAGTCGACGAGGAGGTTCAAGTTTCCCAAAATGATGAAGCTTGGAAAAG ACATGACTATGTGGGGTCTTGACCTCGGCCTGCGGACCATGCGGAGAGGAGAGTTCTCTCGTTTTCTCTTGAAACCCAGCTACGCCTATGGAGAGAGAGGCTGCCCTCCTCTCATCCCACCAGGGGCCACCGTGCTGTACGAGGTGCAGGTCATCGACTATCTCGACTCGGCCCAAGTGGATGAGTTCTTTGCACTTTTGCCG GAAGAGCAGAATTTGGCTCCTTTGTCTATGCTGCTGAATATAGTCGACACGGAGCGATGCTTTGGAAACCGCTGTTTCAAGCAAAGCCGCTACGAAGACGCCAAACACAGATACAAGCAG GCCTTGACGTTGCTAAGGAACCGTGAGCCAGCGGACGAAGAGGAGAGCAGACGTGTGGAGGAGGCGAGCCTGCCCTTCCTGCTCAATCTCTCCCTCGTCTACCTCCGCCTGGAGAGACCTCACAAAGCCCTGCAGTTTGGCCAGAAGGCTCTGAAAATCAGCCCCGCTAACACCAAAGCGCTATTCCGCTGTGGTCAG GCTTGCTTAGAGATGAACGACTACGAGAAGGCACAAGATTACCTCACCACGGCTCAGGCCAAGAAGCCTTTTgacacagacatcaacaactTGCTGCGAAAGCTGGCAAT TTGTTACAAGGAACATCTGGACAAGGAAAAAGACATGTACTCCAAAATGTTTTCTGCTGTCAGATCGGAGAAGTGA
- the cryabb gene encoding crystallin, alpha B, b, with protein sequence MDIAIQHPWFRRSFWPSFFPSRVFDQHFGEHLSESDVLAPYPSLYFPRPSFFRWPSWVDSGLSEMKMEKDRFTINLDVKHFSPEELTVKVCGDYIEVHAKHEDRQDDHGFVSREFLRKYRVPSGVDPASITSSLSSDGVLTVIAPRKPSDAPERSITITREEKSAPQKK encoded by the exons ATGGACATCGCCATCCAGCATCCTTGGTTCCGCCGCTCCTTCTGGCCATCCTTCTTTCCCAGCCGGGTCTTTGATCAACATTTTGGGGAACATTTGTCAGAGAGTGATGTGCTGGCACCCTATCCTTCGCTATACTTTCCGCGCCCTTCCTTCTTTCGCTGGCCCAGCTGGGTGGACAGTGGTCTCTCTGAG ATGAAAATGGAAAAGGACCGTTTTACCATCAATTTGGATGTAAAGCACTTCTCACCTGAGGAACTGACAGTAAAGGTTTGCGGAGATTACATTGAAGTTCATGCCAAACATGAGGATCGCCAG GATGACCATGGGTTTGTCTCACGAGAGTTCCTCCGAAAATACCGTGTCCCGTCTGGAGTGGACCCAGCCAGCATCACGTCATCTCTCTCTTCCGATGGCGTCCTGACCGTCATAGCACCTCGCAAGCCTTCTGATGCCCCCGAGCGCTCTATTACCATCACTCGCGAAGAAAAGTCTGCCCCACAGAAGAAGTAA
- the cfap68 gene encoding UPF0686 protein C11orf1 homolog, whose product MENSAHFYYMLRASGHGEVWRDLTEEDKFRQYGWRCTTNEDAYSPGTLIGNWSEKRFDTSLAKASRRPLPSQFSHYFDTTYSSSYNKEEKPPIYSSFKKEPRSFPGHQPELNPPHTKCVPNSCYRLDFSERPSSGKS is encoded by the exons ATGGAAAACAGTGCGCATTTTTATTATATGCTACGGGCTTCCGGTCACGGTGAAGTTTGGCGAGATTTGACCGAAGAGGACAAGTTTCGACAATATGGCTGGCGATGCACTACTAATGAGGATGCTTATTCACCCGGTACCTTGATTGGGAACTGGTCGGAAAAAAGGTTCGACACCAGTTTAGCCAAAGCATCACGACGCCCTCTGCCGTCCCAG TTCTCTCATTATTTTGACACCACGTACTCCTCCAGCTATAACAAAGAAGAGAAACCGCCAATTTACAGTT CTTTTAAGAAAGAGCCCAGAAGCTTTCCAGGTCACCAGCCTGAGCTGAATCCACCTCACACCAAGTGTGTGCCGAACTCCTGCTACAGATTGGACTTCAGTGAACGTCCCTCATCTGGAAAGTCCTGA
- the hspb2 gene encoding heat shock protein beta-2 encodes MAMSILSLNSTVLLKYNLVPVLLVYLYTPLDLSGTMMIPAFRFIMADRTVPHAYPMSVNYEMCTPARIYDQNFAEALSPQDLMAPVLYHGYYIRPRINKQLERGFSQVDNEDDWYRVLLDVCQFTPDELSVRTVDNLLEVTGRHSQRVDEHGFVSREFTRTYILPMGVDPLLLQVSISHDGIMCIQAPRKIQDLEPKINELKIRVDKKGGKSC; translated from the exons ATGGCGATGTCCATTTTGTCTCTAAACAGCACGGTGCTGCTCAAATACAACCTGGTGCCTGTCCTGCTTGTCTACTTATATACACCACTGGATCTTTCTGGAACAATGAT GATACCTGCATTTCGTTTCATCATGGCTGACCGCACAGTTCCTCACGCATACCCTATGAGTGTTAATTATGAGATGTGTACTCCTGCTCGGATATATGACCAGAACTTTGCAGAAG CGCTAAGTCCTCAGGACCTGATGGCTCCGGTGCTGTACCACGGATATTACATACGTCCCCGTATCAACAAACAGCTGGAGAGGGGCTTCTCACAGGTGGACAACGAGGACGACTGGTACCGTGTTCTTCTAGACGTCTGTCAGTTCACACCGGACGAGTTGAGCGTCCGAACTGTGGACAACCTATTAGAGGTGACGGGGCGCCATAGTCAAAGGGTGGACGAACATGGCTTTGTTTCCAGAGAATTCACACGCACCTACATCCTTCCTATGGGTGTCGACCCACTGCTGCTGCAAGTGTCTATATCTCATGACGGGATTATGTGCATCCAGGCACCAAGGAAGATCCAGGATCTAGAGCCTAAAATCAACGAGCTCAAGATCAGAGTGGACAAGAAGGGAGGGAAAAGCTGCTAA
- the mia gene encoding melanoma-derived growth regulatory protein encodes MKGHYTIWALLSVLCGLLPLHTQAGRQMPKLSDKKLCADAECSHPILIAKAIQDYYPQDCHFIPIHQGQLVYVYAMLKDRGNLFWSGSVQGSYYGEQEARLGYFPSSVVEETHALMPAEVEVKTNKWDFYCP; translated from the exons ATGAAGGGACACTACACTATCTGGGCACTGCTCTCGGTTCTGTGTGGACTGCTGCCGTTACACACACAGGCCGGACGGCAGATGCCAAAACTCTCGGACAAGAAGCTGTGTGCCGATGCAGAATGCAGCC ATCCCATCCTTATTGCCAAAGCCATCCAAGATTATTATCCACAGGACTGTCACTTCATTCCCATCCACCAAGGCCAACTCGTCTATGTCTACGCCATGCTGAAAGACCGGGGCAACCTCTTTTGGTCTGGCAGT GTCCAGGGATCGTACTACGGTGAGCAGGAGGCTCGGCTTGGCTATTTCCCCAGCAGCGTAGTGGAAGAGACCCATGCTTTAATGCCGGCTGAGGTTGAGGTCAAAACAAAT aAATGGGACTTCTACTGCCCATGA